In Rutidosis leptorrhynchoides isolate AG116_Rl617_1_P2 chromosome 2, CSIRO_AGI_Rlap_v1, whole genome shotgun sequence, one genomic interval encodes:
- the LOC139888136 gene encoding uncharacterized protein, whose amino-acid sequence MEQDETTAAAAWSRLQSVFQDNKNSRALYLHRQFSTIKLDDFANVSAYCQQLQSLADQLMNVGDKVSNERMVLQLIAGLNDNFDTVGTYFTQLDKLPSFYEARSKLILEETRKQKQIIHNTGNNDADLITTTTTKSSSPIDQSQPRYNTQRGRGNNRGHNGRGRNNSNRGRGWSNFYQSGGIPSSSPTNWKQQQPPFTNWGYQQNPWAQQTPPCPYPTTNWVRPNSNQAGLLSPSPHQQAYNVETSQFCPTELNNVLHTMSLNSPDETWYMDSGATSHMAANSGVSPGHANIEM is encoded by the exons ATGGAACAAGACGAAACCACTGCTGCTGCTGCCTGGTCTCGATTACAATCCGTTTTTCAAGACAACAAGAATTCCAGAGCGTTATACCTTCACAGGCAATTTTCAACAATCAAGCTTGATGATTTTGCCAATGTTTCAGCCTATTGTCAACAACTCCAGTCTCTAGCCGATCAATTGATGAATGTTGGGGACAAAGTATCCAACGAGCGAATGGTCCTTCAACTCATCGCCGGCTTGAATGACAACTTCGACACCGTGGGAACGTATTTTACTCAATTAGATAAGCTGCCATCTTTTTATGAAGCACGTTCCAAGCTTATTTTAGAAGAAACACGAAAGCAAAAACAAATTATCCACAACACTGGCAATAACGACGCTGATCTAATCACCACCACTACCACAAAATCGTCATCTCCAATTGACCAGTCACAACCACGATACAACACTCAACGAGGTCGAGGTAATAATCGGGGTCACAATGGTCGGGGTCGTAATAATAGCAATCGGGGTCGTGGATGGTCCAACTTTTATCAATCGGGTGGCATTCCCTCATCTTCGCCGACTAATTGGAAACAACAGCAACCGCCATTTACCAATTGGGGTTATCAACAAAACCCTTGGGCTCAGCAGACTCCTCCATGCCCTTATCCAACTACGAATTGGGTCAGGCCCAATAGCAACCAAGCTGGGCTTCTCAGTCCTAGCCCTCATCAGCAAGCTTACAATGTGGAAACTAGCCAGTTTTGTCCTACTGAGTTGAATAATGTGCTTCACACTATGTCTCTAAATTCTCCGGACGAAACATGGTACATGGATTCAGGGGCTACTTCTCACATGGCTGCGAACTCAG gagTTTCCCCAGGGCACGCCAATATTGAGATGTAA